ATAAAGAGAGAATGCGTGAATATGTTTCTGAATCGAGAAAAGATGAAAATTATGAACTTGATCGCAAAACAACAGATGATCATGTCTATTAGCACAAAAACAGGCTTGGCAACTGAATGTCCGAGCCTGTTTTTTATACATCTTTACTGACTGTCGCGCTGGTCTTTCGCTGTAGTTAAACGCGCTTTTAAATCTGATTCTAACGCAAGCAAATCTTTCTCAGCCTGCTGACGCTTTTCACGGCCTTCTTGTTGAATTTGCAATGTTTCTTCAATCGTTTGAATAATATTATCTTGTGTCGTCTTCAATGTTTCGATATCAACAATACCGCGCTCATTTTCTTCTGCAGTGACACGCGCATTTTGACGCAACATTTCAGAATTACGTAATAAAATTTCATTCGTCGTATCTGTTACTTGCTTTTGTGCTGTCGCTGCCTTTTGTTGACGCTGCAGTGTTAACGCAATCGCCATTTGATTTTTCCACAATGGAATACTTGTTAAAATCGAACTTTGTATTTTTTCTGCTAATGCTTGGTTGACATTTTGAATCATTCGGATTTGGGGCGCTGATTGTAATGATATTTGGCGTGATAATTTCAAGTCATAAATTCGCTTTTCAAGACGGTCGACAAACTGTTCCATATCCGCAACATCTTGCACTGCCATTTGGTCATCAGCATCTTTCACTCGTTGACGCATCTCTGGCAACACCTGTTGTTCAATTTCCTTTTTCTTTTGTTCGGCCGCTGCAATATAAAGATTCAAAACATCAAAATAGTCTTTATTTTGTTGATACAAGCCGTCCAACAGTTGAATATCTTTCATTAACAATCCTTTATTCTTATCTAGCTCTATCGAAATACGATCGACTTGTGCGCTTACAGATTGCATACGTGAAAAAAGTTGCTGCATCGAATTTTTTGAGCGTTTGAACAATTTTTTGAGGAAATTGTCATTTTGTTGCGATAGCTCATCTGGATTCACTTCTTTTAACTTTTTCATCAACTGTTCCAAAGTCTCGCCAATCGGACCCACATCTTTCGACTGAATTTCATCTAACATTTGATGCGAAAAATGAGAAAGATGTGTTTGTGCATTTGAACCGAATTTCAATAAACTATCATGATTTAACGGTTCGATTTGCTCTGCTAAACTTTGAATTTTTTGACGGTCTTGGTCGTTAAAATGTTCGTTTAGCGCTTTTGTTTCTACTTCCGTCACTGCTCCTGTTTTTGGATGATCAAAATCATTAAAATAGGCATCTAATGGATGTGTACTAGTTTCATTCGCGAGATCATTTGACATCATGAATCATTCTCCATTTCTTTAACATTTCTTCGTTGGTATATTTCATTGAGTCGCATTTCAGTATCCAACTGCTCATAATCTTGCGCATTAATTTGCTTTAAATCTGCAATGAGTGTCCGCTTCACTTCTTCTAAAGTAATCCGTGTTTGCTGTAGCATTTGTCGCTCGTTGTCTGCTTTAAGTGGCATTTTAGCAAGCCGCGTATAACTTTCAATTAGGTTTAACGCATTATCGATATGCGAATAATAAAAGCTTTCAATATTAAAAAACTGAAAAGGTCGTTGTTTAATGGCTGAATTAATTGTACGCGATAATCGGTAAATATCATTCACTAATTTAAAATCTTGTATCGATCTAACTTTAATAAACGACTTTAAAATACGCTTGTTTTTGCTTTGAACTAAGTTAATTTGATGCATAATATAGTGATAATCTTTACGTGTCAAATTCATTTCTTTCAAATAGGCACGTGACGTCAAACGCTGTGTAGGGACATAACCGACTACAAAACCTGCGATGCCGATGACAAAATCTATTAAAAATGTAAAATCTAAAATGACACTTGTAAAAAAGGCGATAACTGCAACAGGCACGCCAACTACGGCACCCCAAACCCTCGATAATAAATATCTCATATTCATCTTCCTTTATGAAATCGCTCTAAAGTTTTGATATTGCTCGTTAATTTCAAGTTCATCTATTGTATAAGTATCGACACGTGAAACAGGGGAAGCGCCATTAATGACTGCTTGTGTGAAGGATTCAAGTGACGTATCATCACCTTGTGCGTGCACTTCTACATAATCCTCAATATTCTTCACTGTACCTTTGATTTGGTACTTCAAAGCTAAGCGTTCAGTAAAATAACGAAATCCAACCCCTTGAACACGTCCGTATACTCGGATTAAATAATGTTTCATACATTTCACCCCTCCACTTAATTATAAGTATTTTCAGTGCAAAAGACTAATATTTAAGTTTCATATCACTTATTTCTAGGTCTTTTAGCTTGCTTTTTAAATTTAAAGATACTATCTTCTTTAGTAAGACTTTTTTTACATATGGGGGGACGTTAGTTATGTGGGAAGTTGCTAAGATTCGTGCAGACTATGAAGGTTGGTGGTTATTCGATGATTGGCCAGAACACATCATTGATTCGCAAAAATTTGAGACCTTTGAAGCGTTTGAACAAGCGTATCAACGCATGATTCAACAAGCCAAAACAGATTATGACAATTTTATTGTTGGCAAACATAACATTTATGCATTTTATAATAATTGTGATTTAAACTTTTGTGAAGATTGTGATGAAGATTTACAGATTTTTTATAGCTTCATTACTTTAAAAAACGAAAAAATATATTTGAATTTGCCAATTATAGACTAATCAATAAATTTTAAATTCTATATTGCAAATATTGTCACATTACCTTATAATAGGGGTAAGCAATGGCATTATTCCATATTGCAAAGAATATTTTTCAGTTTTTATTTATCGAAAGTATAAAGAATGAATCAGTATTTTTTGTAATATGCGAATAGCGCATATTGAATTTTAGTCTTGGAGGTTTCACAGATTATGAAACAAGGTACAGTAAAATGGTTTAACGCTGAAAAAGGTTTTGGTTTTATCGAAGTAGAAGGAGAAAACGATGTATTCGTACACTTCTCTGCAATCAACCAAGAAGGTTACAAATCATTAGATGAAGGTCAATCAGTTGAATTTGAAGTAGTTGAAGGCGACCGCGGTCCTCAAGCTGCAAACGTTGTTAAACTATAATAAATAGATGCAATATTGACTTAGAAAAAAGCAGTGAAGTTCGCTTCGCTGTTTTTTTGTTTTTATAAATGTTTTTATCCTGTTATCAGAATGCTTCTTATTGAACCGATTGATCCGCCAGAAGGTTTTTCAGAATTAACAGATGAAGCGTTTGAATATTTAGTATTCGGAATTAAACCTAAATAAGCACCTAACCGATAAAAAGGTGAGGTGCTCTTTTTTATCATTACATTAAATCAACATGTCAAAAGTATCTATCTAACGAAGCAAACATTCATTGCCTCATACCATGAATTGTGCTTATTTCACATCATTAATAATCAATTGACGTAACGATTGACGTTTCACGACTTCTCTTGCTTTACCATTTTTCACAAAGAAGACGCTTGGTTTCTGCATTTGGTTATAATTTGAAGCCATACTATAGTGATACGCACCTGTCGTTAGTATTGCTAAATAATCGCCTCGTTTTACACTAGAAGGTAATTGTGCTTCATGAATAATAATATCGCCTGATTCACACAGTTTTCCTGCAATGGTAACTGTTTCATCAGGTGTTTCATTACGATTAATCAATAAAGCCTGATATTTCGCGTCGTATAAAGCTGTGCGGATGTGATCACTCATTCCGCCATCGATAGACACATACTTATTGACACCAGGAATGTCTTTGATTGTGCCAACTTCATATAGCGTTACACCCGCTTCCGCAACGATAGAACGTCCTGGTTCAATACTCAATGTCGGAATAGGGTATTTTAACTGCTGACACTCTGCTTTAATCGCTTGTACAATCTCTGTAATACTTGCTTCAATGTCGAATGATTGGTCAGCCTCAACGTATTGCGCACTAAAGCCACCACCTAAATTGAGTAAATCGATCGCAATTGCATGTTCGTCGAGCCAATTCAGCACCATTTTAGCCGTTTCAATCATTCCCGTTGTTTCTTCAATTTGCGAACCGATATGGAAATGAATGCCTTTCAACACGATATTATGAGTGTTACGGATTTTTTCAACTGCTTCTAAAGCGAGCCCATGTTTTAAAGAAAGACCGAATTTACTTTTCTCTTGTCCGGTTTGGATAAATTCATGCGTATGTGCTTCAACACCTGGATTCACACGCAACAGTACATCTACAGGTTTTGTCGCATACTGTTCGATGAGGTCAATTTCATCTAATGCATCAACAACGAAATAGCCGATACCACTTTCAAGGGCATAACGAATTTCATGTTTCGTTTTATTGTTGCCATGAAAATGAATGCGTTGTGGATCAAAGCCTGCTTCTAATGCTGTGTAAAGCTCTCCCTCTGATACGACGTCTAATTCGAAATCTTCCTCAGCCGCAAGTTTAACCATTTGAAGACATGTAAATGCTTTTGAGGCATAAGATAACACATAGCCGATATCGTTTTGTTGAAAAGCACTGTGATAACGTCTCATTTGTTGACGAATTTGATCTTCATCATACACAATTGTCGGCGTACCGAAACTTTGTGCTAACGTTTTTAAACTTGTTCCTCCCAATGTTAATTCACCATTTTGATTGTAACTAACTGTCATTTAAACATACTCCTTTATTAACGAATTCAAATTTAATGCACTGAGTTGTTCAGAATTAGCGCCAACACCTTTAAACGTGTAGTCATCAATACGCAAATCTGAACTATATAAAATAACGCTATCTTTCGCTGATACTGTGTCATCTACTTCCACAAACATATGACTCATCATGAGCGCACGAATCGGATAACGGTTGCCATTAATCGAGACATCATGTTGCGCTCTTGTCCGTAAAATGCCATCTCCATATCCGACATCTACAACCGCTAAACGTGTATGCGGCTGATCTACGGTATAAGCAAAACTGTACCCACAATGATCGCCTTGTTGGACATTTCGCACTTGAACCACATTGGCTTTTACGGTCAATGCTTGTGTAATGCGATCAACTGACAGACTCGAGTAGGGACGCGAACCATATAGCGCAATACCGATACGTGCATGTGTATGATGATTAAATAGACGTTGGCCTTCTCTATAATAACTGGCACTATTTTGAGCATGAATGAGGTCGAAATGATACCCTCGTTGTTGCACGAGTGTCTCCACAATAGCCAACCATGCCTCACGTTCTTGTTCATACATGTCGACATCAAATTCATCCGCATAACCGAAATGCGTCCACAAACCAGTAATTTCCATTTTAGGTGCCGGATTCTGCTCGTGATCGGCTAAAACGGCGAGCAATTCTTCTGTTGTTTTAAAGCCAGAACGATGGAGTAGATTTTCATATTCCAAATGCACTTTCACACCCGCTAAAGCTGCTTTATGTGTATGATAAAACGCTAAAGAAGGTAACGTCATATGGATATCATTTGCTCTCAAACGGTCAAATTCATCTGTCGCATTCATTAAAAATATCGTTGCGTCTGGCGCCAGCTCTCGAATACGCACCGCTTCAACTAACGATGTCGTACTGAACGTATCAATACCTGCTTGTTGAAACGTTTGTACGGCAAAATCCAAGCCGTAATTGTACGCATTATTTTTCACAACCGCCATCACAGATTGATTTTGCGTTACTTGTTTCACATTTTGAAGAAATTGGGCTGAATCGACTTGCCATAATGCTGTCATGCTTCCACCTCGTTGTAGTTCATTAACAATCGTTCATAATAATCTGCAATACGAATCAACATGCGTTCATCAAAGTTTAAATGCGGTGTATGCAAACCTGTCACGAACTGCTTTTCTTCGTTACGTGTCCCGACAAAGACGAAATATGCCGGTGCGATTCGACCATAAAAACTGAAGTCTTCACCAAATAAATAGGGCAGTTCATTTTCGATTACATTAAGCTGATTGTATTCGAGACTTTCGACGACATATTTTTTCAATGCAGGATCATTCATAGTCGGTGGATAACCTTCCGCAAAACGCACGTCACATTTCACGCCGAATAACAATTCTGCACTGTCACTAATTTTTTGCATTTGTCCTTGAATAATACTTAAGTCATCCATATCATACGTACGAATCGTGCCTTCTAAGTAGCCATTGCTCGGAACGGTATTAATTGCTTCTCCCGCATGAAAATGACCGATATGAACGATATTTCGTTGCAATCCATTCAAATGATACTGTTGAATTTGAGACAATTGCGCCATAATATGTTGTAACGCTTCTCCGGCAGATTTACCTTGTTCTTTGTTGGCAACATGACTCGATTCACCTTCAATAAAAAAGCGAAATTCTGTCGCACTTGCCGTAATTTCATTATCACGAATGACGACTGAACCTTCTTCAACAAAAGGCATGACGTGAACACCATAGATTGCTTTAATGTTATATGATGCAAATGCGTTGGCTTTAATTAATAAATTCGCGCCACCACCGGATTCTTCGGCAGGTTGAAAAATGAATAACACATTATGTGGCAACTCACCTTTATCATATAGCGCTTTACAACGTTGTGCAAATAGCATGAGCGCTGTGGTATGACCATCATGGCCACAAGCATGCATGCGATCATCTACTGTACTGCGATAATCGACATCATTTTGTTCATGAATCGGTAGGGCATCGATATCTGCTCTAAAAGCGATGGTTTCATCACTTTGGCCTTTTAAAAAACCGATAATCCCTGTTTCAAGAGGGCGTTCATATGGAATATCTAATGACTCTAAAAAATGTTGTAAGTATTGTGTTGTTTCGTGTTCTTGAAGACTCAGCTCGGGATGTTGATGAAGATATCGACGATGCTGCGTGACAAATTCAAGTTCATTCATATGCTTTCACTCCCATCATTATGTATAAAAAGAGAAGAGGATGGGATAACTTAATGTCCCAGTCCTCATAAAAAGTAGCGTTATGTTTATCATCGCTGGAACAGGGCGCCGATATGAGATATGATAGCGCGCCTGTGGATGTATTACTGATCTAACTGACGTAACGCTGCGACAATTTCACGTTTTGAATCTTCTACTTCATGCGCTTGTTTGATCACTTTCGCCGGTGTCCCTGCAACAACAGCACCTGCTGGTACATCTTGCGTTACAATGGCACCCGCAGCAACAATCGCACCTTCACCAACACGTACGCCTTCAAGAATAACAGCATTCGCTCCAATTAACACGTTATCCTCAATCACTACAGGAGAGGCACTTGGGGGTTCAATTACACCTGCTAATACTGCACCAGCACCAACGTGGACATTTTTACCGGTAGTTGCACGACCACCTAATGTTGCATTCATATCAATCATCGTTCCTTCACCCACGATGGCACCAATATTAATCGTTGCACCCATCATCACGACAGCGCCATCACCAATTACGGCATGTTCACGAATAAATGCGCCTGGTTCGATTCGTGCATTCGTATTGATTAAATCTTTCAATGGAATGGCCGAATTACGTCGGTCCATTTCAATTTCTAAGTCTTCAATTCGCATTTGATTTTCTTCATAAAATGCGTGCCAATCTGATGCTTCACAAAAAATGACTTTTGAATTTTCTGAACCGAATACTTTAAATTGATCCGGAAATTGCACGTCACTGAATTCACCGTTGATATAAACTTTAATCGGTGTAGATTTTTTCGCATCACTAATATATTGGATGATTTCTTCAGCTGTAAAATTTTTAACCATAACGTTTTATACGCTCCTTTTATAAGTTATCAAAAGTATAATACCCTGGTTGACGGTGAATTAACTTTTCTGCTGCACCTAACGCACCATTCGCAAAAATATCTTTCGACTGGGCACGGTGAGAGAGGGTAATCGTTTCATCTGTTCCTGCAAATAAGACATCATGTTCACCGACAATCGTACCTCCACGCACCGTATGAATACCGATTTCATTTTTCGTACGTTTCGCATCGTGTTGACTTCTGTCATAAACGGGTGTGACATCTTGTCGTAACGATTCAATCACATCATAAAGTTTAACGAGCGTACCACTTGGTGCATCCACTTTCTGATTATGATGCGCTTCCGTTAATTCAATGTCAAAGTCTTGAAGTAAAGGGACTGCCGCTTCTAATATTTTAGTCAATACGTGGACACCATAGCTCATATTGGCACTGAAAAATACTGGCATTTTATCACTTAACGCTTGAAGTTTATCAGTAATTTGTGTCTTTTCACCCGTTGTTGCAATGACAAGGGGCAGTGTGAAATCTTCTTCTAATAATGGCAATAACAATTGTGGATGTGAAAAGTCAATCGCTACATCCGCATCTGTCACTTCACTGATTTTTTGATAAATCGGATAGGGCACATGCGCCGTTGAACGACCTGCAATGACACCTACAATGTCATGTCCGTTCGCTTCAGCTAATCGTGCGACACGTTGGTTCATTGCGCCGTATCCAATTAATAAAATTTTCATGTCCGAACACCTGCTTTAAATTGTTGGTAAACTGCTTTTAACTGTTGTTGCTCTTCGTCATTCAGTGGTACTAATGGTAAGCGCACCTCATATTGCCCAAAGCCTTCTAACGCTGCCAAATATTTAATCGGAATCGGATTAATATCGACACGCATCGCATCAAGAAGGGTTGCAATCGGTTCAAAGCGTGCTGCTCGATCCTTCACATTTGTATAAATTTGTTGGAATTCATTCGGGATGACATTTGCAACGACCGAAATGACACCATGACCACCTTGTTTATAATATGACACAATATTATCATCGTTGCCACTATACAATGCAAACTTGTCTGTATCTAAGCGTTGTTGAAGTTCTGCTAAATAATTAAAATCATCAGTCGCATCTTTTAACGCAACGATATATGGATGCGCACTTAAACGAACGACTGTATCCACTTCGATTGTTGAATTTGTTCTTGATGGCACATTATAAAGGACTACAGGTAGTTCTGTCGCATTCGCAATCGCTTCAAAATGGGCAACTAAACCACGTTGACTCGTTTTTAAGTAATACGGTGTGATGAGCATAATCGCATCTGCACCTAATGCCTTTGCACGTAAAGACGCTTCAATTGATTTTTGCGTGTTATTCGTCCCAGTTCCTACAATAATAGGGACACGTTGCGCATTTTCTTCTATTACTGTTGTTAAAATACGATCTTTTTCTTCATCTGTTAAAGTTGGATTTTCAGCTGTTGTACCGTTAACCACGATGGATTGAATACCATTGTCGATTAAAAATTGGACTTGTCTTTTGATCGCGTCATAATCCACTTCTCCATTCGAAAAAGGGGTGATTAAAGCGACGCCTGTGCCTTCAAAAATATGTGACATAGTTTATGCTCCTTTCAATTGAAGTACCTGTTCTAACACTTGGACTGCATTAAGCGCAGCACCTTTTAATAAATTGTCTGAAGTGACCCAAATGTGGAATGTATTGTCTAACGAATCGTCTTTACGAATACGTCCGACAAACACTTCATCACGACCTGTTGAATGAATCGCCATTGGATATTCATTTTTGGCTGGGTTATCGACGAGGACAACACGTGCATCTTGTTCAAAAAGTGCTTGGATGGCTTCCACTGTTGCCGGTTGGTCCAGCGTCACATTCATATGAACACTATGACTATCTTGTACCGGTACACGTACACAAGTTGCTGTAACATTTAAAGTCGGTTCATTTAAAATCTTTCTAGTTTCATCAATCATTTTTTGTTCTTCTTTTGTATAGCCATCTTCTAAAAAGACATCAATATGTGGTAATACGTTGTTATAAATTGGATGTGGGTAAGCTTGCGGCGCCACACCTTTTGGACCGTCTTCTAAGTCTTTTTTACCTTTCATACCTGAACCTGACACAGCTTGATAAGTCGTGTATGCCACGCGTTTTAACCCATATTTTTCTTGCAATGGTTTCAGTGGTACGACCGATTGAATCGTTGAACAGTTTGGGTTAGCAATAATGCCTCTTTTAAAAGTAGGGGCATTGACTTCAGGTACGACAAGGTCAACGTCTTCCGTCATGCGCCATTGACTCGAATTATCAATAATAATGGCACCGTGTGATTCAAACAGTGGGGCAAAATGCGCACTCGTACCGCCACCCGCACTCATTAAGACGTAATCAAAACCACCATCCGTTGCTTCATCTGTCAATTCTTGTACGATATACGTCTGACCTTGAAACGTGACTTCTTGACCTGCTGAACGTGCCGAAGAAAAAAGCACGAGTTCATCAAAAGCAATACCTTTACGATCAAGTGTTTCTAAAATTTTAGTTCCTACTAATCCTGTTGCACCTACAACTGCTAATTTTGTCATTCCACTTCACTCCATTTTTTTCAATTCACAAAGATTGTAATGTTCTTAAAATTTAGATAATAATTGAGCTATTGGTAGTACATTGGGCACTTATGTTGGTCACTAGAGCATTTTTTGAAGAGGGTGAAAGTCACTGTTATCAGACCGTTTCAAAAATGATAAATAAAAAACAAGCTCGGCGTGCGAACTTGTTAACTCTATATACAAGTGATGCACTCCATTATTGTAACAATAATGACAGATTCTTAGCTCTTAACCAAAGAATCCAACAAACAAGTACCTGCAATACTGTTCGTTTCGGCATCTCACCCTTTCGATATACAATGCTTGCAGACATGACTTCAATATATCTACTTATGATCGATGCGCCTCATCAATAACTATTCAATTATTATGGATACCATTATACATAGAATGTCATCACGTGTAAACAGAAAATGCTAAAATTTTCAGCATTCTTTTAGGTTCATATGTCGATTTTTTTATAAGCAACGTGTTGTTAAAAGAAGGTGCTAAAAAAACGAGCCACCCAAGTAGACATAATAGGGGAGAACTACATATGTATCCGATTCACTCAAAATAAAAAACGAGATGACATGATATCATCCCGTTAAAAAATTTTTATGCTTTAGATTTCAAAATCCCTTTTTCTTCTAAGTACGCCTCGTAAGAAATTTCTTTCGATAAACCACCAGGCACATCTAAATCGATCACACGGTTCGCAATCGTATTAATAAACTC
Above is a genomic segment from Staphylococcus delphini containing:
- the alr gene encoding alanine racemase; its protein translation is MTALWQVDSAQFLQNVKQVTQNQSVMAVVKNNAYNYGLDFAVQTFQQAGIDTFSTTSLVEAVRIRELAPDATIFLMNATDEFDRLRANDIHMTLPSLAFYHTHKAALAGVKVHLEYENLLHRSGFKTTEELLAVLADHEQNPAPKMEITGLWTHFGYADEFDVDMYEQEREAWLAIVETLVQQRGYHFDLIHAQNSASYYREGQRLFNHHTHARIGIALYGSRPYSSLSVDRITQALTVKANVVQVRNVQQGDHCGYSFAYTVDQPHTRLAVVDVGYGDGILRTRAQHDVSINGNRYPIRALMMSHMFVEVDDTVSAKDSVILYSSDLRIDDYTFKGVGANSEQLSALNLNSLIKEYV
- a CDS encoding M20 metallopeptidase family protein, yielding MNELEFVTQHRRYLHQHPELSLQEHETTQYLQHFLESLDIPYERPLETGIIGFLKGQSDETIAFRADIDALPIHEQNDVDYRSTVDDRMHACGHDGHTTALMLFAQRCKALYDKGELPHNVLFIFQPAEESGGGANLLIKANAFASYNIKAIYGVHVMPFVEEGSVVIRDNEITASATEFRFFIEGESSHVANKEQGKSAGEALQHIMAQLSQIQQYHLNGLQRNIVHIGHFHAGEAINTVPSNGYLEGTIRTYDMDDLSIIQGQMQKISDSAELLFGVKCDVRFAEGYPPTMNDPALKKYVVESLEYNQLNVIENELPYLFGEDFSFYGRIAPAYFVFVGTRNEEKQFVTGLHTPHLNFDERMLIRIADYYERLLMNYNEVEA
- a CDS encoding 5-bromo-4-chloroindolyl phosphate hydrolysis family protein, whose translation is MRYLLSRVWGAVVGVPVAVIAFFTSVILDFTFLIDFVIGIAGFVVGYVPTQRLTSRAYLKEMNLTRKDYHYIMHQINLVQSKNKRILKSFIKVRSIQDFKLVNDIYRLSRTINSAIKQRPFQFFNIESFYYSHIDNALNLIESYTRLAKMPLKADNERQMLQQTRITLEEVKRTLIADLKQINAQDYEQLDTEMRLNEIYQRRNVKEMENDS
- the lysA gene encoding diaminopimelate decarboxylase — its product is MTVSYNQNGELTLGGTSLKTLAQSFGTPTIVYDEDQIRQQMRRYHSAFQQNDIGYVLSYASKAFTCLQMVKLAAEEDFELDVVSEGELYTALEAGFDPQRIHFHGNNKTKHEIRYALESGIGYFVVDALDEIDLIEQYATKPVDVLLRVNPGVEAHTHEFIQTGQEKSKFGLSLKHGLALEAVEKIRNTHNIVLKGIHFHIGSQIEETTGMIETAKMVLNWLDEHAIAIDLLNLGGGFSAQYVEADQSFDIEASITEIVQAIKAECQQLKYPIPTLSIEPGRSIVAEAGVTLYEVGTIKDIPGVNKYVSIDGGMSDHIRTALYDAKYQALLINRNETPDETVTIAGKLCESGDIIIHEAQLPSSVKRGDYLAILTTGAYHYSMASNYNQMQKPSVFFVKNGKAREVVKRQSLRQLIINDVK
- the dapB gene encoding 4-hydroxy-tetrahydrodipicolinate reductase → MKILLIGYGAMNQRVARLAEANGHDIVGVIAGRSTAHVPYPIYQKISEVTDADVAIDFSHPQLLLPLLEEDFTLPLVIATTGEKTQITDKLQALSDKMPVFFSANMSYGVHVLTKILEAAVPLLQDFDIELTEAHHNQKVDAPSGTLVKLYDVIESLRQDVTPVYDRSQHDAKRTKNEIGIHTVRGGTIVGEHDVLFAGTDETITLSHRAQSKDIFANGALGAAEKLIHRQPGYYTFDNL
- the dapA gene encoding 4-hydroxy-tetrahydrodipicolinate synthase, translating into MSHIFEGTGVALITPFSNGEVDYDAIKRQVQFLIDNGIQSIVVNGTTAENPTLTDEEKDRILTTVIEENAQRVPIIVGTGTNNTQKSIEASLRAKALGADAIMLITPYYLKTSQRGLVAHFEAIANATELPVVLYNVPSRTNSTIEVDTVVRLSAHPYIVALKDATDDFNYLAELQQRLDTDKFALYSGNDDNIVSYYKQGGHGVISVVANVIPNEFQQIYTNVKDRAARFEPIATLLDAMRVDINPIPIKYLAALEGFGQYEVRLPLVPLNDEEQQQLKAVYQQFKAGVRT
- a CDS encoding acylphosphatase gives rise to the protein MKHYLIRVYGRVQGVGFRYFTERLALKYQIKGTVKNIEDYVEVHAQGDDTSLESFTQAVINGASPVSRVDTYTIDELEINEQYQNFRAIS
- a CDS encoding toxic anion resistance protein; protein product: MMSNDLANETSTHPLDAYFNDFDHPKTGAVTEVETKALNEHFNDQDRQKIQSLAEQIEPLNHDSLLKFGSNAQTHLSHFSHQMLDEIQSKDVGPIGETLEQLMKKLKEVNPDELSQQNDNFLKKLFKRSKNSMQQLFSRMQSVSAQVDRISIELDKNKGLLMKDIQLLDGLYQQNKDYFDVLNLYIAAAEQKKKEIEQQVLPEMRQRVKDADDQMAVQDVADMEQFVDRLEKRIYDLKLSRQISLQSAPQIRMIQNVNQALAEKIQSSILTSIPLWKNQMAIALTLQRQQKAATAQKQVTDTTNEILLRNSEMLRQNARVTAEENERGIVDIETLKTTQDNIIQTIEETLQIQQEGREKRQQAEKDLLALESDLKARLTTAKDQRDSQ
- the msaA gene encoding regulatory protein MsaA; protein product: MWEVAKIRADYEGWWLFDDWPEHIIDSQKFETFEAFEQAYQRMIQQAKTDYDNFIVGKHNIYAFYNNCDLNFCEDCDEDLQIFYSFITLKNEKIYLNLPIID
- the dapD gene encoding 2,3,4,5-tetrahydropyridine-2,6-dicarboxylate N-acetyltransferase; translated protein: MVKNFTAEEIIQYISDAKKSTPIKVYINGEFSDVQFPDQFKVFGSENSKVIFCEASDWHAFYEENQMRIEDLEIEMDRRNSAIPLKDLINTNARIEPGAFIREHAVIGDGAVVMMGATINIGAIVGEGTMIDMNATLGGRATTGKNVHVGAGAVLAGVIEPPSASPVVIEDNVLIGANAVILEGVRVGEGAIVAAGAIVTQDVPAGAVVAGTPAKVIKQAHEVEDSKREIVAALRQLDQ
- the cspA gene encoding cold shock protein CspA — its product is MKQGTVKWFNAEKGFGFIEVEGENDVFVHFSAINQEGYKSLDEGQSVEFEVVEGDRGPQAANVVKL
- a CDS encoding aspartate-semialdehyde dehydrogenase, with translation MTKLAVVGATGLVGTKILETLDRKGIAFDELVLFSSARSAGQEVTFQGQTYIVQELTDEATDGGFDYVLMSAGGGTSAHFAPLFESHGAIIIDNSSQWRMTEDVDLVVPEVNAPTFKRGIIANPNCSTIQSVVPLKPLQEKYGLKRVAYTTYQAVSGSGMKGKKDLEDGPKGVAPQAYPHPIYNNVLPHIDVFLEDGYTKEEQKMIDETRKILNEPTLNVTATCVRVPVQDSHSVHMNVTLDQPATVEAIQALFEQDARVVLVDNPAKNEYPMAIHSTGRDEVFVGRIRKDDSLDNTFHIWVTSDNLLKGAALNAVQVLEQVLQLKGA